Proteins co-encoded in one Tenrec ecaudatus isolate mTenEca1 unplaced genomic scaffold, mTenEca1.hap1 Scaffold_83, whole genome shotgun sequence genomic window:
- the LOC142436910 gene encoding translationally-controlled tumor protein-like, translating to MIIYRDLISRDELFSDVYKIWEITGGLCLEVEGTMVRRAQGHIYDALIGGNASAKGPEGDGPEHKVVTDVDIVMNHHLQETSFTKEAYKRYIKDYMKSLKGKLEERKPERMKPFMTGAAEQIKHILANFKKYQFFQGENTIPDGMVALLDYREGGGTPYMIFFKDGLEMEKC from the coding sequence ATGATCATCTACCGGGACCTCATCAGCCGAGATGAGCTGTTCTCTGACGTGTACAAGATCTGGGAGATCACGGgcgggctgtgtctggaagtggagggCACCATGGTTCGCAGGGCCCAAGGCCACATCTATGACGCGCTCATCGGCGGCAACGCGTCCGCCAAAGGCCCCGAGGGCGACGGGCCCGAGCACAAGGTGGTCACCGACGTGGACATCgtcatgaaccatcacttgcaggaGACCAGCTTCACCAAGGAGGCCTACAAGAGGtacatcaaggactacatgaaatccCTCAAAGGCAAGCTGGAGGAGCGGAAGCCGGAACGCATGAAGCCCTTTATGACCGGGGCTGCCGAGCAGATCAAGCACATCCTCGCCAATTTCAAGAAGTACCAGTTCTTTCAGGGCGAGAACACGATTCCCGACGGCATGGTGGCCCTGCTGGACTACCGCGAGGGCGGCGGGACCCCGTACATGATCTTCTTCAAGGACGGCTTAGagatggagaagtgctga